From one Eucalyptus grandis isolate ANBG69807.140 chromosome 9, ASM1654582v1, whole genome shotgun sequence genomic stretch:
- the LOC104418410 gene encoding probable xyloglucan endotransglucosylase/hydrolase protein 6, which yields MYPQRPLDLVMLAAFCVLACSPLVLVLGRPATFLQDFRVTWADSHIRQINGGEAIQLILDQNSGCGFASKRQYLFGRVSMKIKLVPGDSAGTVTAFYMNSNTDNVRDELDFEFLGNRTGQPYTVQTNVYAHGKGDREQRVNLWFDPAADFHTYTILWNHHHVVFYVDDVPIRVFKNNEARRLPYPTYQPMGVYSTLWEADDWATRGGLEKIDWSKAPFYAYYKDFDIEGCTVPGPASCASNPRNWWEGASYQQLSAMEARRYRWVRMNHMIYDYCADRSRYPMVPPECEAGI from the exons ATGTATCCTCAGCGACCTCTCGATCTCGTGATGCTAGCTGCCTTCTGCGTTCTGGCGTGCTCTCCTCTGGTTTTGGTCTTGGGTCGACCAGCGACTTTTCTCCAAGACTTCCGTGTTACTTGGGCGGATTCTCACATCAGGCAAATCAATGGAGGAGAGGCCATTCAACTCATTCTCGACCAAAATTCAG GATGTGGATTTGCTTCGAAACGCCAGTACTTGTTTGGACGTGTGAGCATGAAGATCAAGCTCGTCCCTGGAGACTCTGCCGGAACCGTCACGGCCTTTTAC ATGAACTCGAACACGGACAACGTACGGGACGAGCTGGACTTCGAGTTCTTGGGGAATCGAACCGGCCAACCCTACACGGTCCAGACCAACGTGTACGCTCACGGGAAGGGCGACCGAGAGCAGAGGGTCAACCTCTGGTTCGACCCGGCCGCGGACTTCCACACCTATACCATCCTCTGGAACCACCACCATGTCGT ATTCTATGTAGATGATGTGCCCATAAGAGTGTTCAAGAACAATGAGGCCAGGAGACTGCCATATCCAACATACCAGCCCATGGGAGTCTACTCCACTTTGTGGGAAGCAGATGACTGGGCCACAAGAGGAGGGCTTGAGAAGATCGACTGGTCCAAGGCCCCATTCTACGCGTACTACAAGGACTTCGACATCGAGGGCTGCACAGTCCCTGGGCCTGCGAGTTGCGCCTCGAACCCTAGGAACTGGTGGGAGGGCGCTTCGTACCAGCAGCTGAGCGCGATGGAGGCGAGGCGATACAGATGGGTCCGAATGAACCACATGATTTACGACTACTGCGCTGATCGATCGAGGTACCCGATGGTCCCGCCTGAGTGCGAGGCGGGAATATAA
- the LOC104418411 gene encoding homeobox-leucine zipper protein HAT22 yields MGIDDLCNTGLVLSLGLETPFKIEAQRQAKQRLNFEPSLTLCLSGTTKATRDEQPPADHLYRQASPHSHNSLSAVSSFSSPRVKRERDLSSEEAEVETRVSSKASDEDDDGANARKKLRLTKEQSALLEESFKQHSTLNPKQKQALARQLNLRPRQVEVWFQNRRARTKLKQTEVDCEFLKKCCETLTDENRRLQKELQELKALKLAQPFYMHMPAATLTMCPSCERIGAGPSVDGAAPTKGPFSMTTKSHLYSHHFTNPSAAC; encoded by the exons ATGGGCATAGATGATCTGTGCAACACAGGCCTTGTTCTGAGTCTTGGCCTCGAGACGCCCTTCAAGATCGAAGCCCAGAGGCAAGCCAAACAGCGCCTTAACTTCGAGCCCTCTCTTACGCTGTGCCTCTCCGGCACGACCAAAGCTACCCGCGACGAGCAGCCTCCGGCGGACCACTTGTATCGCCAGGCTTCGCCGCACAGCCACAACAGCCTCAGCGCGGTGTCGTCGTTCTCGAGTCCGCGGGTGAAGAGGGAGAGGGACCTCAGCAGCGAGGAGGCCGAGGTCGAGACGCGGGTGTCATCGAAGGCGAGcgacgaggacgacgacggCGCGAATGCGAGGAAGAAGCTCCGGCTCACTAAGGAACAGTCTGCTCTTCTGGAAGAGAGCTTCAAACAGCATAGCACTCTCAACCCT AAGCAAAAGCAAGCTCTAGCGAGGCAGTTGAATCTACGGCCCCGCCAAGTCGAAGTGTGGTTTCAAAACAGGAGAGCCAG GACGAAGCTCAAGCAGACCGAAGTGGACTGTGAGTTCCTCAAGAAGTGCTGTGAGACGCTGACCGACGAGAACCGGCGATTGCAGAAGGAGCTCCAAGAGCTTAAGGCCCTGAAACTGGCCCAACCCTTTTACATGCACATGCCCGCGGCGACCCTCACCATGTGCCCCTCGTGCGAGCGGATTGGTGCGGGCCCGAGCGTCGACGGCGCGGCGCCGACGAAGGGCCCTTTTTCGATGACGACAAAATCACACTTATACAGTCATCACTTTACCAATCCATCTGCTGCTTGCTGA
- the LOC120288428 gene encoding proline-rich receptor-like protein kinase PERK2 encodes MERRDAREPDFPSSSLGSLALAPPPPSSSSSPRPPRPATATAVTPRQPPPALPLPRLLLLAPTSCLAFPEPPAASALRHQSPRPPRPPPPAPLPVVRVPPSPPCAVVSDFFLGWTHRFVRAAASRMSSSRRPARSGSPSPLPCGGTSSGPTRSRWSRSRSCQTALASRNCEAADPRQARTRAPTLPPFNLALPPATIASLTPLTRRSHRALFPKLPYCRSTAAPPSRSCRYLAAPPEHSRSAKPSTPPPRLPSTPSPPVALLTPSPLVSW; translated from the exons ATGGAG AGGCGCGACGCGAGAGAACCAGACTTCCCGAGCTCCTCTCTCGGTTCCCTCGCGCTTGCACCACCGCCAccaagctcctcctcctccccccgcCCCCCCCgccccgccaccgccaccgccgtcaCCCCCCGACAACCTCCACCTGCTCTACCCCttcctcgcctcctcctcctcgctccaACCTCTTGTCTTGCCTTCCCAGAGCCCCCCGCCGCGAGTGCGCTTCGTCACCAAAGTCCACGCCCTCCGCGACCTCCACCTCCCGCTCCTCTCCCAGTGGTTCGAGTCCCACCCTCCCCGCCCTGTGCGGTCGTCTCCGACTTCTTTCTCGGGTGGACCCACCGCTTCGTCCGCGCCGCGGCGTCCCGCATGTCGTCTTCACGCCGTCCGGCGCGTTCGGGCTCTCCGTCACCTTTGCCGTGTGGCGGGACCTCCTCCGGCCCGACGAGGAGTCGATGGTCTCGTTCGCGAAGCTGCCAGACTGCCCTCGCTTCCCGAAATTGCGAAGCTGCTGACCCCCGCCAAGCTCGCACCCGAGCGCCGACGCTGCCTCCGTTCAATCTCGCCCTTCCACCTGCTACTATTGCCTCGCTGACGCCTCTAACCCGTAGATCTCACCGCGCGTTGTTTCCCAAGCTCCCCTACTGCCGATCTACCGCCGCCCCCCCTTCGCGAAGCTGCCGCTACCTCGCTGCTCCACCAGAGCACTCCCGCTCCGCTAAGCCGAGCACTCCGCCGCCGAGGTTGCCCTCAACTCCCTCTCCTCCCGTGGCCCTTCTCACTCCCTCGCCGCTCGTATCCTGGTGA